The genomic DNA AGAACTAGAAATATAAAAGTTAGAACTTTTTTATGATTCTGAGTAAGTTATTGACGAATCTAAGTATGAAATTCGAACCGAATAAAGACAACttgatagaaaaataaaagaaagtgAGAAACATATTTATGCAACTGAATAATTTGAAAGTAAGCTACAGTATACAACAATTATATATTGAAGTAATTGACTTAAcccaatatatattattgatagatATTCTCCTGTTTTGCTCAATCCATTTAATCTACCATGATTTTTGTTAAGTCTATGTCTCTTTGCATAACCGAATACATGTTTTTCAACCTCCAGTATTATTGAGAAAGGCAATAACTGTTAGTTCTCTTTAATTTGCCCTGTGTTTTTTTATGTCTCATTAATCCTTAAAAGctgttcaaataaaataaaagttgaaggaAGAAGAGAACAAACAAATCAGTAAGCAAACAAGTTGacaacaaatttttatttacataaatacaatttttctGGAGTCCAACAGAACATGGATTTCATAACTTAACTATTCCACATCGATCTCATCATCGATGTCAAGCCAGTCATTAGATTCCTTCGCACCACCAGCAACAACTTTAACAGAATCTATATTAGAACTTACAGAGCTTCTACTCAACTCAACCCATTCACGCGAACCTTTTGTTGATGAATCAGACCCGCTTGTTACTTTTCCGTAACTACTGGTAGTGACATCAGCATcaccctcttcttcttcttcttcctcgagATCACTGAAAGAaacatcctcttcttcttcatgtttGCTGGTAGAGACCATCTCTGCACTATCTTCCTTCAACCAGTCGTCATCATAATCAACATCATCATTGTTCTGTATCATGTGTTTCTGTGTCTCAAAGTTTTCCTCAACAACAGACTTATCAATAATTGGAATTTCATCTTTCTGTATCATGTGTTTCTGTGTCTCGAAATTGTTGGTACTTGGTAAAGATTCGTattcagcagcagcagcagcttcGGGAACATAATTAATGGGGTTCTCCAGGGAAAACGAACCAGATGATGATTCTTGTTCATGATAATAATCTGCTTTCTTTTGGTTTGGCATCAAAGATGCTCTTGCTTTAATTATCTGGATAAGAGATGACCAGAAGAACCACCAAGTCAGCAAGCAAGAAGCTGATTCCTTTTTCAATACAAGttcaatttcatttcattccaAAAGTAGTTTAAACAGACAaagcaaaaattaaaaaatataagaaagtcAAAGCAAGCTGATTCCTCAAGTCCAATGTTACATTTAGTAGGGTTAGGGTTATTAGGTATGAAATAAATAGTAAAGAAGCCTTGAACTATTTTCTTTTGTGAAAACCATCACTTAAACCTgtcaatattttatttggaaacagttttttttgttagatatCTCATTTGAAGGTGGTAAACAGAGGAGATCATGTTTGGAAATAGAACCTATTCTAAtttctaacaaaatatattatttgtatttaatattttcaaatattataaaaaataaatgaatggtattttagttgatgattttgatCGGTGATGGGATAAGGGGATTCAAATAACCcctcatcaaacaaggcccaagtTATTAAACAGAAAGAAGTTTACCAATATATAGAAAGAGCTTACTTCTATGACCAAAATAAAATCCAGTATGATACAAAAGAAGAATGAGCGCATGATGACTGTTCAAAAAATAAACTCCATTGTTGCTTTACTGGAACAATTCACGCAACTCTGTTACTAAAGAATGATGAGGAATTATGGCATTGTGAAGATAAAGATCTACCAAGAACAAATGGAgttttgcaaaaataattttatgcatGGAACTAGACAATAGAAAAAGATAAACTATAACATTAGTTATGAAAATCTCAATATCATAGCTTCTTAGAAATAGAAAATAACtttgataaaaatttaaagtagaTGACATATGAGGGGTAGCTATTGGGAACAAGAATTTGTTTTGGGCAACCATCCAACTGTTTATTATCGAAGAACATGCTCAATTTGTGAGCGACAAGTCAAGAAATTGTCAGGTGTTTAATTTTCTATGAGCCGATGGTTGATTGGAACTCAGAGCCCCCAAGAAAAACTGGGAAATTAAAGTTCATTGCCACCAGACTAGGGCATGTCGTTTAGATAAGGAACTCCATTTTGACTAAAGAAACTAGATTTTTGTTTCATCTAGGATACAGAGAAGTAATGTGCTACGCATGCTAGAGCTTTCAACCCAACTGTCACAAAGGTTGGGTAAACAGAACACAGGGAAAGTTCTAGTTGAAGGGTACAATTGTAACTACAGTAATAGTAAATAAACCCTTGAACTTTATGTGGCTATTAAAGTTGTCTATCTCACAATATAATGTACAGTTGTCAAGGATATCTATCAATGAAATGAACGAAGAATCGAGTCTTGGCCTCTCATCTTTGATTGTCTCCTTATTTTGAATCTAAGGGTTTAGTCTATTTCCTCGTTTCAATCTTTCTATAAACCCTACAAATTGTGTTCAAGACTTGGTATAgacattgtttgtatttttaaaagtcGTCGAGAATCAAGATAAGTCTTTGACACTTCAAAAACTATAGTGTTAAAAGCATTAACTAAAACCATTGTACTGTTGAAGCACCCAATtatgaaattgaaataatacTATAATCATACATGCAGGCATAGAGTAAACTGGAACTGTTGCATAGATGTAACAAATGCCAATTGTATAGTAATGAAAAATCAGTATACCTCTGGTGTTGACAGAAGCTCTGCTTCATATTCATTGAGTTTGGGATGCAAGAGTACAAAATAAATCTTCCAGAAGGAACCTTCACTCATATGGCGTGGGCAAAGTTCTACTTTAAGACCAGCTAGTGTTGGGACCAGACGCTCAACATCCAATGAGTGCTCTTGTTGGACATCAGACAGTTCAAACTCTGATGGGGAAGAAAACGGACAAGATATGCATTTCACATAAATCATAAACGTCGTCATCTTCAAATGCATACTGTTCTTAAACTATTTCGTTCATTTATTAACTCTTGCGAATGTATAACATGAAGCAAGAAGACTCACCGTGATTTTCATCATCAGGAAGCGGAAAATCAAGCCAAGTCTGAGGATGTGCGGAAATATCTCTGACAAAAGCCACCACTTCTCTAGTAACACCAACCGCAATCCCTGTCGAATCATAGTCATCTCCTTCCACGTTCAATTGCAAGAAATTAGAAGCAATTTTAGTAATCTCCGACACATTGATGTTGTTAGACAGCTTCGAGATCCCACTTCTGAATCTCCCTCCAATCTCCGCAAAGTCACTCCGTATCCCGGCAATTCCCACCGATTCGGAAGCATCTGGATTGTCGGAGTCGACACTGGAACCAGATTCTTCCGTAGACTGGGGAGGAGGTGCAAGGAAGGAGGCGACTCCCCAGAACTGACGAGTTAGGGTTTTGGTGAGCTCGGAAAGATCTTCCTTGACGCCGCGCTCGGGGATGACAGGGGAGGATGGATCGGATAGATGATGGTGTAGATCGTCGCTGTCCTGGTAGGTGGGATTGTTTGTGGTAACATTATTGGtgtgatcttcttcttcttcttcttcttcttcgagtCTGAGAGAATTAGCGATGGATCGGGCGAGCCAGGACATGTTGCTGTTTACATCCAAAATgagaattgaattgaattgaatttgtAGGTGGTCGAGATAAGAGGGAGAAGGCAACTTTCTCTTACTCCCTCCTCCTTTCTTTCGTTCGATTGCTGAGTTCGCACTTCTCGTCGTTGTTATTGATCCCCAAAAATGCATCAATTCTCGCTTCAAGGTGCAACGGGCCAGCCAGTCTGGATAATCCTGTTGTCATTTCGTTTGATCTTGGTGGCTTATTTATTTCAAGAATAAAAAAAggttataaatttatacaaaatttttataaaaaatttattatttaaaccaaattactaaaatatatataatattataaataaataaacaaaatatattatgtttttaaactattattataattgattgaacaaaaatattaaatcaagttTTTCAGGAAGGGTGAAGCCGCAAATTAACTACTTGATATATTTACACATACTTGGTTAGTTCTATGTTATATGTATCGGTAGTGTAAGTATTCATTAAGATATTGTTACatgtacaaagagaaaaaaattaacaaataagagAGATGATGCTTTATTTTTGTGTATAGGTATCACTTCATGAGTGAGATACATGTAATGCCTGTACAACATTGAATTAACCCACATACTTATCTCTACTAGTAGGGTAGGGTCAGTATCCTATAATTtgtagttaaatatatatatatatatatatatatatatatatatatatatatatatatatatgagatttaatttaatgtaaaaaaaaattaaggaggatttgaacttaatttatgGATGTGTTTGGATTcgatttttaaatgattatcgaaaattttgaagtatatatatatatatatatatatatattttgataaaaatattctaatatataaatgataaaataaaaataataatttaaaataaatgatattttagtatttttggtaataaattaaataatgtggTGAAGGAGAAGGAGGGTCTTAGATGTTTTTGggttataagttatttaaatagcCTATATTGAACCAGAGctggtcattttttttttataaaggatAGCACCAAGAATTGGACAGGGAAagactattattatttttataaagattgagatatataaaagtttgttaGGTAATAATTTCTATTTAAGCTGAATTTAAGTAAGGTAGAATCTTagataaattttaagtatttttatttaaaataatttaaaacaattaagataaattaaaaagacTAGAATGATTGCActgataaaaatatatgtaaaatattatttatctataaatattttagataaaatt from Impatiens glandulifera chromosome 9, dImpGla2.1, whole genome shotgun sequence includes the following:
- the LOC124913805 gene encoding uncharacterized protein LOC124913805, which gives rise to MHFWGSITTTRSANSAIERKKGGGSKRKLPSPSYLDHLQIQFNSILILDVNSNMSWLARSIANSLRLEEEEEEEEDHTNNVTTNNPTYQDSDDLHHHLSDPSSPVIPERGVKEDLSELTKTLTRQFWGVASFLAPPPQSTEESGSSVDSDNPDASESVGIAGIRSDFAEIGGRFRSGISKLSNNINVSEITKIASNFLQLNVEGDDYDSTGIAVGVTREVVAFVRDISAHPQTWLDFPLPDDENHEFELSDVQQEHSLDVERLVPTLAGLKVELCPRHMSEGSFWKIYFVLLHPKLNEYEAELLSTPEIIKARASLMPNQKKADYYHEQESSSGSFSLENPINYVPEAAAAAEYESLPSTNNFETQKHMIQKDEIPIIDKSVVEENFETQKHMIQNNDDVDYDDDWLKEDSAEMVSTSKHEEEEDVSFSDLEEEEEEEGDADVTTSSYGKVTSGSDSSTKGSREWVELSRSSVSSNIDSVKVVAGGAKESNDWLDIDDEIDVE